The Drosophila innubila isolate TH190305 chromosome 2L unlocalized genomic scaffold, UK_Dinn_1.0 4_B_2L, whole genome shotgun sequence genome segment AAGCAAAACTCAAAGCAACAACTGtcagaaaatttgtttatccaaatataattttgaccGACCTAACACGAGGAAACTGCACAGATCCCAAGGTAGACTCACAGGTAGTCGCTATCTGGCAGCGGTGCTGGCTCCGAATGTGTCTCATCGACGCCATCAACAAAGATCATGATGATTCCCAAGGTCGGACGCAGATTCTCAGGCATGTGCGCATTGTCGCCGCCGAGGATGACGACGCACGGTTTGCCTGTCATCAGGATAGGCAGAAGCCGTGTTACAAACTGCGCCAGTCGATGCAGATTCAAGCGACGCATCTCCAGCGTGGTCAATCCCTCTGGCCAGCTGTCCTCATAGCAGCAGTCCATCAACGTATTGATCAGATGCAAGGGACATCCGCTGGCCCGCAATCCCTCACGCACCATCATGTGCATGGGCGTGTCCGGAGTGGAGATCAGGCTGCCCCAAGTGCGGACCGAAGCCAGAGGCAGGCCACGGCCCCAGCGCATCAGCGAGTAGCGGTCCAGCTGGTCGCCGACATTACGTATTACGGGATTGGTTGAACGCAGTGCCGATATGTAATATTGAACAAGTTCCAGCTCACGCCGATGCTCGCTGAGACGCCTCTCCTGGTGTGCCTGCAGATCTCGCAGCTCGGTTATCTCTGTGATCTGATCCTTCAGCTGTTCCCGCAACTCGAATACGCAATTGTGCTTGGAC includes the following:
- the LOC117780189 gene encoding E3 ubiquitin-protein ligase NRDP1, producing the protein MGYDLSLIIGHVDEELLCPICADVLEEPMQSSSCEHAFCRYCIEKWMQEKQICPVDRSDLLPIHLVPVSRLMRNMLGRLKIKCSFAENGCTAVLSLDEFRNHVAHCQNNPKVVIMCTKGCGMKVPKDELSKHNCVFELREQLKDQITEITELRDLQAHQERRLSEHRRELELVQYYISALRSTNPVIRNVGDQLDRYSLMRWGRGLPLASVRTWGSLISTPDTPMHMMVREGLRASGCPLHLINTLMDCCYEDSWPEGLTTLEMRRLNLHRLAQFVTRLLPILMTGKPCVVILGGDNAHMPENLRPTLGIIMIFVDGVDETHSEPAPLPDSDYL